Below is a genomic region from Gigantopelta aegis isolate Gae_Host chromosome 1, Gae_host_genome, whole genome shotgun sequence.
CCAATGCAGGCATCTGAGTTTTCCCTTTAGTGAATGCGGGCATTTTTATAGTTGCCATCATAAGTCCAACACTATCAGCGATGTCGAAATCTCTGTCAGCTAAAATAACATCACCAGGCAGAAGTTTATTGAGAAATCCACAGTGTTCAGTCAAGAACTTATCACTGACTCGACCACCCCAGGCTCTTGAAATGAAGGAAACTGTTCCCTGTGGTGTAATTCCAATAAGAAATTTAACAGTATTGTGGTGCTTGTATGTTGACCAAGTAAGGGCCCTTGCCTCCAGATTGGAAGGTGTGTCAATGAAAACCTCAAAACAGTCTATTATGACAACAACTTTAGATTCTAAGTAACGACGGAATTCCATAGGCATTGTCTTCTTCAATTCATCACGTCCTGGCCAATTGATAAGTGGTTGAAGCAtaacatgtaaaatatcaattgtatttaaaaaggtTCTTGAGACTGTTGTcttatcaatattaaaaataaaccctaAAAGTACATTTGTAACATTTAACCTAAGTTTCATCAGTGTAAGCAATAGCTGTTGAAATCCAGATAATGCTGATCTGGGTGTGACATTTTGATGTATTGAAATGTATTCCAGAAGTTGCATTAGAATGTGATGAGTTGGCAGTCCAGTCATAAAGTTAACTTTCTCATCATTGCCTTTCAACCCTTCTTCAGTTAGTTTCATGGAAGCCAAACTCACATTTCAAATCAATATTTTCAACTGTGAGTCTTCTCATTTCCTCTTCCATTGACACAAGTTGATCACCAGTAGTTGATGTTTTGGCTTTCCTttgtagtggtgtcgtcagATGGTTCAACTTCGGTGGACTGGTCTTCAACTATCACGTCTTGGAGAGATAGTAGGACTGAGCTGCTTCAGTCCTTTTCCGTTTTGTGGTGCGGCCAATGATCCGTTCATGTCGAGAAGAATTTTCTTTTCCTGTGGTCAATTTAAATTTATCATGACCAAGATGTAATGTTGGTGCCCAATCTGGATTAGTCTTGTCATAAAGGGCTGAAGGTTTACCTGCATAACACAAGAGAATTATAac
It encodes:
- the LOC121368608 gene encoding uncharacterized protein LOC121368608, with amino-acid sequence MPMEFRRYLESKVVVIIDCFEVFIDTPSNLEARALTWSTYKHHNTVKFLIGITPQGTVSFISRAWGGRVSDKFLTEHCGFLNKLLPGDVILADRDFDIADSVGLMMATIKMPAFTKGKTQMPALELEKSRKIAHLRIHVERVIGLLRQKYTLLAETLPIDYLIVKDGKDVTTVDKIAVVCCALINLNGPIVPSD